The Euphorbia lathyris chromosome 4, ddEupLath1.1, whole genome shotgun sequence genomic interval tcTATGGTATTGGAAAATTTGTTGAAATCCTTGAAAAAAGGGGCAAAATTATCTCAAATTACTAAATTAGAGAACATAGAGGGCGAGTTTTGACGCAACAGGTAAACGTGAGAGACCACGGTTCGAGTGTTAGGagtggcctcttgccaaaaaaaaaaaatttggcagAGGAAGGCTTGCCCCTAATTCACCCTTATGTGGACCCCTAATTCACCCTTATGTGGACCCCTCCCCGGATCCTCGCTTAGCAGgatgcgtagtgcaccgggccgccctttactACATTAGAGACCATACCAGTCAATAATATTGTATCTGCCTCTAAAATTACAGTGGTGTTTGTTGTTTTCTGTTCAGAAATAGCTATCTATGTTGTACGGACACCCCTCTTTAGTAGGGTTTCTGCATTTCGTGTTTGTTTGGTGTCCATTCTTGTTTGaaggctattttatgaaggttatCAGGGGTGGAGACAAGGGGATGCCACGGGTGGTTCTAGTCCCCTGTCTCCGGCAGATTGGGGTGTAAGATGCCCCCAAATCTATATAATGTGAAAAATTTGGCTCATAAAGATGTAAAATGAGATTGAAAACAAAATTAGCCTAGAAAGTGTATTTAGATTTTATATCGTGTGAAAAAAGGGTGGTCCGGTGCACTATGCGTCCCTGCTAAGTGAGAATCCGGGGAAGGTTCCCatcacaagggtgtactgggagtctggggcaagccttcccctgccaattttttggcaagaggctgctcctaagactcgaacccgtgacctctcggtcacatgacaacaacgtttacctcTACGCCAAGGCTTGGCCTCTAGACTTTATATcgtgtaaattttttttatacaggCAGTTGTAAGCGTGTCAGTCCTGTATTCTCTATTGAAGGTTATGATTTAGAAATAAAACATAGATATGTTTTTCAATCATAATTCATAACCAGAAACTATTAATCTACTGTTTGGTGTAAAAAGGCACAAAGGAGAATCGAACAGATACTAAGGACCTATTTAGTTCAGCTGTTGTTGTTGGTAGCCGGTAGATATTAGCTGagtttcatttcatttcaaaaGAGCTATGAGCAAACCGAACATTTTATATCTACTGTTTTAACTTTGAagtaaaataacaaaaaagagTTAGAAAAAAGAGAACCAAACGGACACTAGTTAATAGATCGTGAAATTGTTGATTGCAGGGAGCTTTACAGGAATGAAATAAGCGGGCCAATTCCAAAAGAACTTGGTGATTTGAAAAATCTTGTTAGCATGGATTTGTATGATAATAAGTTTGAAGGAGAAATCCCCAAGTCCTTGGCCAATTTAAAATCACTCCGATTCCTGTAAGTTACTATATTTGGATATTTAATTCTGTTAATTCCTGTTTTATGAACTCTAATCTTGATTATTGTTGAATATTAATGTTTATAGACGGCTTAATAACAACAAGCTTACCGGATCAATCCCGAGAGAGCTCACTACCTTAAGCGACCTTAAAGTTTTGTAAGTATAGAGAAAAGGGGAAGTTTGTTACTATTTGCTTAATTTTCTGATTTTCCAACTTCAATTTTTGCTTATGTTCTGTGTTATATGGTTGCAGTGATGTATCTAATAATGATCTCTGCGGAACAATTCCGGTTGATGGTCCTTTTTCGACTTTTCAAATGGAAAGGTATTGCCTCGTGCTTTGAATTACATGTTCTGTTCACTAAATTTCCATTCTTATTAAGACATAGAAGTTACTGTCCGGTTCGGTGTCCTTCCATTTTGGTATAGATTAACTGGCATTGACATGTTTGTTACCGAGTTTGTGTTCATCATTGCAAATGTTTAGTCAAGCCGACGCCATTGTTAACATGTTGTTTTGAACGAAGTTCTATTCTTTAACTTTTAACACATGGAAGTTACTGGCTGTTTCGGTGTTCTTCCAGTTCGGTGTAAATTAACTGGCATTGAAATGTTTGTTACTGAGGTTGTGTTTGTCATTGCAAATGTTTAGCCTAATAACAATCAGTCGAGCCGACACCATTGTTAGCATGTTCATTTGAACAGTTGCATTCTTTAACTATTAACACATGGAAGTTACTGGCTGTTTTGGTGTTCTTCCAGTTCGGTATAGATTAACTGGCATTGAAATGTTTGTTACTGAGTACGTGTTTGCCGTTGCAAATGTTTAGCCTAATAATAGCAATGGGCCGAGCCGCCACCATTGTTAGCATGTTCTTTTGAACGAAGTTGCATTCCTTAACTATTACCACATGGAAGTTGCTTGCTGTTTCGGTGTTCTTCCAGTTTGGTATAGATTAACTGGCATTGAAATGTTTGTTACTGAGTCCATGTTTGTCATTGCAAATGGTTCGCCTGATAGCAATTATTAGTTGAGCCGATGCCATTGTGAACTTTTTCTTTTGAACAAAGTTGCGTTCTTTAACTATTAACACATTGAAGTAACTGGCCGTTTCGGTATTCTTTCAGTTCGGTATAGATTAACTGGCAATGAAATGTTTGTTACTGAGTTCGAGTTCGTCGTTGCAAATGTTCAGCCTAATAGCAATGAGTCGAGCCGACCCCATTGTTAACATGTTCTTTTCAACGAAGTTGCATTTTTTTAACTATTAACACACGGAAGCTACTGCCCATTTCAGTGTTCTTCCAGTTCGGTATAGGTTAACTGGCTAATGTTTGTTACTCAGTTCGTGTTCATTGTTGCAAATGTTTAGCTTAATAGCAGTGAGTCGTGCCGATGCCATTGTTAAACTGCAAGTGAAATGAACTACTATGCTTGAACTGTTTACGAACTTGTATGGAAGCGTTAGGCAATGTGACCTCGAATCATCCAAATGCATCTGCAGAAAACACCACAATCTCGTATTATAATCGAACCATACTGTTATTATCAACACGAATCATGCATTTGTTCGCAATTTCTGTCATATATTATGTTATCTAATAGGTCATATGCTGATGACTTGACCGTTTTACTTGCTGGTATTGTTGCAGTTTCGCGAATAACAGGCTGAACGGACCGGAACTGAAGGGACTTGCACCGTACGACTTCGGATGCTGAatcataatttatgtaaaagtTGGCAAGTGTTTAATTAGCtatggtatatatatatgtaatagaAGGATGATTTGCCATATTACAATGCAGTAATTGACAATGGTTCAGTATATCTAGAAGAATTAAACCAGCAAAATAAACAATCTTTCGCCGCATTGCATTACTCGCTCCGAGCTGCTAACCCGTAACTCTGTGATCGGCTACCAGCAATAACTAACAAATTTAAATCTTAACTGATATAaaaatcatttcgggactaaagcTTTGTTGTCGTATTGAATCGGAGAACCAAAACAAAACATTATCGCATCTTTCTAAGAACAAACGTGGCTCTTGCTTTTTGTGTGGGGAGACGAGTCATTGGATTGATCGTTGCAACAAAAAATTTCGAGGCGTACATGGCGGTAGAGGCTCGGGCCGAAACTCATTTCAGTCCTAGGCTCACTTTGCCTAGAATAATCCAATGATGGATCACCCTCAGTTTGAATCCGGCTGTAGCACCGACTCAACCTTGGTATCCGTATACTGGTGCAACACATCACGTGACAAATGACAATGGTAAGTTATAACATGCTATGCTGTATCACGGGTACGAGAATATTCATCTTGGTAATGGTCAAGGCGTGTCTATATCTCACTTTGGCTCATCCAAATTACATATCTTTCATCTCTACGATATATTACTGGTTTCTAAGCTAACTAAGTCCTTGTCCGTTCAAAACTTCACCAAAGACAAATCatgttattttgaattttgatttcCTTATTTTCTTATCAAGGACTAGTTCATTAAGGAAATCCTCTTACAAAAATTGAGTGAATTTGTGACATTATTAGTGAAACTCTCTCATAGTTACTAATCCACAGTTTATATGTGCATTATGTTATTATTCactattaatatattaaaaacatgtatacgtgaaaaaaaaaacttgtgtTCTATAtatattagacaaaaaaaattcacaatagCAATATTTTGTCGAGTTTAAAGATGTTATATCTCCAATTCTTttctaaaattacaaaaaaaaaaatgcaatttattttaaaaatcaaCTGATATGCACCTAATGCAGAACACACGAATATAATATCTATATTTTCTAATGATGTTTAAAAAAtgcaatttattttaaaaatcaaCTGATATGCACCTAATGCAGACACACGAATATAATATCTATATTTTCTAATGATGTTTAAATTGGCTCGAAATACTaatgttaaaattaaaattacaccattttttaatggggtaaatttcatcagtggtgtacaacctttaccatatttcacactttggtgtacaaccttcaatttgtctcattaatatatacgaacttataggtgaccttccactatggtgtacagcaggtaaaaatgaccggacAACACCCGATCAACGCGCCACCTAATCATTTTCATTTAAGTCATTAGTAAAGTGGGAcccacaaattataaaaaaaaatcaaatttttatcctttttcttttttacccttatctctttatctcttcatcttcttccctcaatttctttctctctcttcaaatttctttctctttctaactTCTCTCTTtacatttctctctctctaacttgtTTAAAGCTTCCATGTTCAATAATTTCTTCATCAGAAACAtgctaaatatatttttattcagttATATATtactatgaaaaaaaaacaagaacaaaTCCATAAATGTCGCTAGGGAGGTTGAGATTTctttatttcaatttcaatgTTCCTTCCTTCTCCAACAttgatattatttatattatagtttctaaaattttcaaaatagaagAATAAAGAAGAAGATTTCTTACAGGTTTGCCATGAATACCAAGTTGAGCCGAGGCAATAACCTCTAGCAATTCTTCAAGGGTGCCATATCCACCTGTCATTAATGAATGTCATTTTCAAATGTTAGGTCATTAATTAATAAagtaaattaatttatggatgAAATCATAATTTTACCAGGAAGTGCAATGAAAGCATCAGCTTGACAAGCCATTTCTGCTTTTCTTTGGTGCATATCAGACACAGCTCTAACTTCTCCACCAGTCTAACCAGTTATCTGTAATTTCATCTGTATATATCTTTTGTTATTAAAAATCCTTAATTAATTCTTATCAAAACGGAAAATGACAAAGAAATTAATGGAAACAACTGAACCATTAGACTTGATGATTTTTGGGTTATTTATCGTCATGTTTGTCAACGAGTTGTTAAATCAGTCCAAAATTAACACATATCAATGATTGTTTATTAAATGTATAATTAAACAGTGCAAAGATGTTGTTCTTGCCAAATAAGCCATTCATATCAATATATTTAGCATGTTTCTGATGAAGAAACTATTGAACATGGAAGCTTTAAacaagttagagagagaaatgtaaagagagaagttagagagagaaagaaatttaaagagagagaaagaaattgagagaagaagatgaagagataaAGAGATAATggtaaaagaaagaaaagataaaaattgat includes:
- the LOC136226664 gene encoding leucine-rich repeat protein 2-like, translating into MEPLSLSLSLFSLSFLLFFSPSLSTNSEGNALHALRSKLSDPTNVLQSWDPTLVNPCTWFHITCDSNSHVIRLDLGNSNISGSLGSELGELKHLQYLELYRNEISGPIPKELGDLKNLVSMDLYDNKFEGEIPKSLANLKSLRFLRLNNNKLTGSIPRELTTLSDLKVFDVSNNDLCGTIPVDGPFSTFQMESFANNRLNGPELKGLAPYDFGC